From Halostella salina, one genomic window encodes:
- a CDS encoding ABC transporter ATP-binding protein, whose protein sequence is MAPTNADARTDESGGERITDGDGAVVDSALVGDGLELSYPTSDGAVVDCARLDIPEGAVTALVGPNGSGKSTLLKGLSDHLDPDAGTVRIRGRDLESFGKKELARELGVLSQENDSLDSITVEDLAYHGRYPHRGFFDDTTDADREAVERALDLAGVDHLRDAELGQLSGGQKQLAWIAMVLAQDTDVLLLDEPTTFLDLYHQFRVLETVRQLNERQGVTVAVVLHDIAQAARFADYLVAMRDGELYDWGPPDEVVTEQLLADVFGVEATVEHDPELQVLPHRALPDDE, encoded by the coding sequence ATGGCACCGACGAACGCCGACGCACGGACCGACGAATCGGGCGGCGAACGGATCACCGACGGCGACGGGGCCGTCGTCGACAGCGCGCTCGTCGGCGACGGGCTCGAACTGAGCTACCCGACGAGCGACGGGGCGGTCGTCGACTGCGCCCGCCTCGACATTCCGGAGGGGGCCGTCACGGCGCTCGTGGGGCCGAACGGCAGCGGCAAGAGCACGCTGCTGAAGGGGCTTTCCGACCATCTCGACCCGGACGCCGGCACGGTGCGGATCCGCGGGCGGGACCTAGAGTCGTTCGGCAAGAAGGAGCTCGCCCGCGAACTCGGCGTGCTCTCGCAGGAGAACGACTCGCTGGACAGCATCACGGTCGAGGACCTGGCGTACCACGGCCGCTACCCCCACCGCGGGTTCTTCGACGACACGACCGACGCGGACCGCGAGGCGGTCGAGCGCGCACTGGACCTGGCCGGCGTCGACCACCTCCGCGACGCCGAACTCGGGCAGCTGAGCGGCGGCCAGAAGCAACTGGCGTGGATCGCCATGGTGCTCGCACAGGACACGGACGTGCTCCTGCTCGACGAGCCGACGACGTTTCTCGACCTCTACCACCAGTTCCGCGTGCTGGAGACGGTGCGCCAGCTCAACGAGCGGCAGGGTGTCACCGTCGCCGTCGTGCTCCACGACATCGCGCAGGCCGCCCGCTTCGCGGACTACCTCGTGGCGATGCGCGACGGGGAACTGTACGACTGGGGGCCGCCGGATGAGGTGGTGACCGAACAGCTACTCGCGGACGTGTTCGGCGTCGAGGCCACGGTCGAGCACGACCCCGAACTGCAGGTGCTCCCCCACCGCGCGCTGCCCGACGACGAGTGA
- a CDS encoding riboflavin synthase, producing MYTGVVETTGELRAKELRDGGCRLRIGTDTSSVAPDDSVGIQGVCLTAERVGDGWFEAFCSPETVERTYLAALDPGAPVNVETPVSPGGTLDGHVVKGTVDTVTEVTAVEPDGDGWRYEFAVPEGYGRFLVEKGSVAVDGISLTVAAVGDGTFEAAVIPATREITTLSEKAVGDPVHFEADLLAKYAQQGQTAGTT from the coding sequence ATGTACACCGGTGTCGTCGAGACGACTGGCGAACTGCGTGCGAAGGAACTGCGGGACGGCGGCTGTCGGCTCCGGATCGGGACCGACACCTCCTCGGTGGCCCCGGACGACAGCGTCGGGATTCAGGGCGTCTGTCTCACCGCCGAGCGCGTCGGCGACGGCTGGTTCGAGGCCTTCTGCTCGCCGGAAACCGTCGAGCGGACGTACCTCGCGGCCCTCGACCCGGGCGCGCCCGTCAACGTCGAGACGCCCGTGTCCCCCGGGGGGACGCTCGACGGCCACGTCGTCAAGGGAACCGTCGACACCGTGACCGAGGTCACGGCCGTCGAACCGGACGGCGACGGCTGGCGCTACGAGTTCGCCGTCCCGGAGGGGTACGGCAGGTTCCTCGTGGAGAAGGGGTCGGTGGCGGTAGACGGGATCAGCCTCACGGTCGCAGCGGTCGGTGATGGGACGTTCGAGGCTGCGGTGATCCCTGCGACCCGGGAGATAACGACGCTCTCGGAGAAAGCCGTCGGCGACCCGGTCCACTTCGAGGCGGACCTGCTGGCGAAGTACGCCCAGCAAGGGCAGACGGCGGGGACGACGTGA
- a CDS encoding zinc-binding dehydrogenase produces the protein MQAVKFTGHGGTDVIEYGEFPDPDPDADEVLVDVKAGALNHLDVWTRRGLPHIDLEMPHIPGSDGAGVVESVGDRVSRFEPGDRVALAAGTYCGECEYCRNGDPSMCVRFGVIGEHTRGVHSEQAAVPEKNLVHVPEGVDWETAAAAPLVFQTAWRMLMDRGDVTAGEDVLVLGASGGVGHAAVQIADHAGATVYATGSSDEKLEHARDCGADHVIDYEAEDFARRIRDLTGKRGVDVVVDHVGAATWTDSLASLAKGGRLLTCGATTGPNPETDINRIFWNQLQVIGSTMATPGQVDDVLELVWDGTFEPRTREVLPMSETARAHELLENREGFGKVVVIPDSEL, from the coding sequence GTGCAAGCAGTCAAGTTCACCGGCCACGGCGGCACCGATGTCATCGAGTACGGCGAGTTCCCGGACCCCGACCCCGACGCCGACGAGGTGCTGGTCGACGTGAAGGCCGGCGCGCTGAACCACCTCGACGTGTGGACGCGCCGGGGGCTGCCACACATCGACCTGGAGATGCCCCACATCCCCGGCAGCGACGGGGCAGGCGTCGTCGAGTCGGTCGGTGACCGCGTCTCCCGGTTCGAACCCGGCGACCGCGTCGCGCTGGCCGCCGGGACGTACTGCGGGGAGTGCGAGTACTGCCGCAACGGCGACCCGTCGATGTGCGTCCGCTTCGGCGTCATCGGCGAGCACACCCGCGGCGTCCACAGCGAGCAAGCTGCCGTCCCCGAGAAGAACCTCGTCCACGTCCCCGAGGGCGTCGACTGGGAGACGGCCGCCGCCGCGCCGCTCGTGTTCCAGACCGCCTGGCGGATGCTGATGGACCGCGGAGACGTGACCGCCGGCGAGGACGTGCTCGTGCTGGGCGCGAGCGGCGGCGTCGGCCACGCGGCGGTCCAGATCGCCGACCACGCCGGCGCGACCGTGTACGCCACCGGCAGCAGCGACGAGAAACTCGAACACGCCCGCGACTGCGGCGCGGACCACGTCATCGACTACGAGGCCGAGGACTTCGCCCGGCGGATCCGCGACCTGACCGGCAAGCGCGGCGTCGACGTCGTCGTCGACCACGTCGGCGCGGCGACGTGGACCGATTCGCTCGCCAGCCTCGCCAAGGGCGGCCGGCTGCTCACCTGCGGCGCGACGACCGGGCCGAACCCCGAGACCGACATCAACCGCATCTTCTGGAACCAGCTGCAGGTGATCGGGTCGACGATGGCGACGCCGGGGCAGGTCGACGACGTCCTCGAACTCGTCTGGGACGGCACGTTCGAGCCACGGACCCGCGAGGTGCTCCCGATGAGCGAGACGGCCCGCGCCCACGAACTGCTGGAGAACCGTGAGGGCTTTGGCAAAGTGGTGGTAATCCCCGACAGTGAGCTCTGA
- a CDS encoding DUF7282 domain-containing protein gives MVSTKTTSAVFVALLLVTAGGVATAATAGDADGTAAVPIDDRIAQQDEDDEADDDDAVGDANFEVSDLSAVDAAPAGDVVTVTADLTNPAADDAEGFVEFRLDGEVVERRYLALDGDESRTVEFNVNTTDVPPGDYVHGVFTADSGEVAELTLVETAESFTVANLSAPDEATLDEPVTVTADIANDGDETDEQAVDARLDGDVVDRTNVSLDAGENETVEFEVTPEETGTQYLSVFTRDDGEFREITVTAAGDDDDDARDRDDDGADDGDDAEPTANITFENQTSNGSTVTVAEVNTSDGGFVAIHNDSLLDGNVVGSVVGVSEYIEPGEEDDLEVELFDVPGAEFEEDELAENQTLIAMPHLDSNDNETYDFVATNGSADGPYVNDTDDPVVDDAFVTVEADENNDTDDAEPTATVTFENQTSNGSTVTIAEVNTSDGGFVAIHDDSLLDDNAVGSVIGVSEYIEPGEEDDLEVELFDVPGAEFDDDELSENQTLIAMPHLDTNDNETYDFVATQNGEDGPYLNETGEPVVDDAFVTVEDDGIADNVTDNATDEEPVADNATEDGVADNVTDDNATDDGIADNVTDDGVADNVTEDNATDDGVVDNATDDGVADNATGDDAADNATDGIADDEPDGVDDDAADDLPADNATDGVDDAEGNETAGNESDGANDEALIG, from the coding sequence ATGGTGAGTACCAAGACGACAAGCGCAGTGTTCGTTGCACTCCTGCTCGTGACGGCCGGCGGTGTGGCGACGGCCGCCACGGCGGGGGACGCCGACGGGACAGCTGCTGTACCGATAGACGACCGGATCGCACAACAGGACGAGGACGACGAAGCCGATGACGATGACGCCGTCGGGGACGCGAACTTCGAGGTGTCGGACCTCTCCGCGGTCGACGCCGCGCCCGCGGGCGACGTGGTCACGGTGACCGCCGACCTGACGAACCCCGCGGCCGACGACGCCGAGGGGTTTGTCGAGTTCCGCCTCGACGGCGAGGTGGTCGAGCGGCGGTATCTCGCGCTCGACGGCGACGAGAGCCGGACCGTCGAGTTCAACGTGAACACGACCGACGTGCCGCCCGGCGACTACGTCCACGGCGTGTTCACCGCCGACAGCGGCGAGGTCGCCGAGCTAACGCTCGTCGAGACCGCGGAGTCGTTCACCGTCGCGAACCTCTCCGCGCCCGACGAGGCGACCCTTGACGAGCCGGTGACCGTCACCGCCGACATCGCGAACGACGGCGACGAGACCGACGAGCAGGCCGTCGACGCGCGTCTCGACGGCGACGTCGTCGACCGGACGAACGTCAGCCTCGACGCCGGCGAGAACGAGACGGTCGAGTTCGAGGTCACACCGGAGGAGACCGGCACGCAGTACCTGAGCGTGTTCACCCGTGACGACGGCGAGTTCCGGGAGATAACCGTCACCGCCGCCGGGGACGACGATGACGACGCGCGGGACAGGGATGACGACGGCGCGGACGACGGTGACGACGCGGAACCGACGGCGAACATCACGTTCGAGAACCAGACGTCGAACGGCAGTACGGTCACCGTCGCCGAGGTGAACACGAGTGACGGCGGGTTCGTGGCGATCCACAATGACTCGCTGCTGGACGGTAACGTCGTGGGTAGCGTCGTCGGCGTCTCGGAGTACATCGAACCGGGCGAAGAGGACGACCTGGAGGTCGAACTGTTCGACGTGCCCGGCGCCGAGTTCGAGGAAGACGAACTCGCCGAGAATCAGACGCTGATCGCGATGCCGCACCTCGATTCGAACGACAACGAGACGTACGACTTCGTCGCGACGAACGGTTCGGCGGACGGCCCGTACGTCAACGACACTGACGACCCCGTGGTCGACGACGCCTTCGTCACCGTCGAAGCGGACGAGAATAACGACACCGACGACGCCGAACCGACCGCGACGGTAACCTTCGAGAACCAGACGTCGAACGGTAGTACGGTCACTATCGCCGAGGTGAACACGAGCGACGGCGGGTTCGTCGCGATCCACGACGACTCGCTGCTGGACGACAACGCCGTGGGCAGCGTGATCGGCGTCTCGGAGTACATCGAACCGGGCGAAGAGGACGACCTGGAGGTCGAACTGTTCGACGTGCCGGGTGCGGAGTTCGACGATGACGAGCTATCGGAGAACCAGACGCTGATCGCGATGCCGCACCTCGACACGAACGACAATGAGACGTACGACTTCGTCGCCACCCAGAACGGCGAGGACGGCCCGTACCTCAACGAGACCGGCGAACCCGTCGTCGACGACGCGTTCGTCACCGTCGAGGACGACGGTATCGCCGACAACGTGACGGACAACGCTACCGACGAAGAGCCGGTCGCCGACAACGCGACTGAAGACGGCGTCGCCGACAACGTCACCGACGATAACGCTACAGATGACGGCATCGCCGACAACGTGACGGACGACGGCGTGGCGGACAACGTCACCGAGGACAATGCAACGGACGACGGCGTCGTGGACAACGCGACGGACGACGGCGTTGCGGACAACGCGACCGGTGACGATGCCGCGGACAACGCGACTGACGGCATCGCGGACGACGAACCCGACGGCGTCGACGACGACGCCGCGGACGACCTCCCGGCTGACAACGCCACGGACGGCGTCGACGACGCCGAGGGGAACGAAACGGCAGGCAACGAAAGCGACGGCGCTAACGACGAAGCGCTGATCGGGTAG
- a CDS encoding DUF7853 family protein, translating into MSTSTADTDAGALDLTRSEQWVLHHAMLQELEAAAAADESEPWWAIAVLEQVEADGALALTCFEAWRVTRSLRSYAADAPDRDSTAAEAVAERLSTAYESPPLATT; encoded by the coding sequence ATGAGTACGAGTACGGCGGACACCGACGCCGGAGCGCTCGACCTGACGCGGTCGGAACAGTGGGTCCTCCACCACGCGATGTTGCAGGAACTGGAGGCCGCGGCGGCGGCCGACGAGTCCGAACCGTGGTGGGCGATCGCCGTCCTCGAACAGGTCGAGGCGGACGGCGCGCTGGCGCTGACGTGTTTCGAGGCCTGGCGGGTCACGCGGTCGCTCCGGTCGTACGCCGCGGACGCGCCGGACCGCGACAGCACGGCGGCCGAGGCGGTCGCCGAGCGGCTGTCTACGGCGTACGAGTCCCCGCCGCTGGCGACGACGTAG
- a CDS encoding Lrp/AsnC family transcriptional regulator, producing MDDLDQQILNILRRDARTAYTEIADRVGTSEGTVRNRVERMTEEGIIERFTVTTRTGNVKAMIEVGVAVDVDTTAVSERMAEWEEVDFVWQVSGEEDVVLVVDASDTQGVNDLITQAREMEDVVSTKTRLILDEKLG from the coding sequence ATGGACGACCTCGACCAGCAGATACTGAACATCCTCCGACGCGACGCGCGGACGGCGTACACGGAGATCGCCGACCGCGTCGGCACGTCGGAGGGAACGGTACGGAACCGCGTCGAGCGAATGACCGAGGAGGGGATCATCGAGCGGTTCACCGTCACCACGCGCACGGGCAACGTGAAGGCGATGATCGAGGTGGGCGTCGCCGTCGACGTGGACACCACCGCCGTCTCCGAGCGCATGGCCGAGTGGGAGGAGGTCGACTTCGTCTGGCAGGTCAGCGGCGAGGAGGACGTGGTGCTGGTCGTGGACGCCTCCGACACGCAGGGCGTGAACGACCTGATCACGCAGGCCCGCGAGATGGAGGACGTGGTGAGCACGAAGACCCGACTGATCCTCGACGAGAAGCTCGGCTAG
- a CDS encoding MogA/MoaB family molybdenum cofactor biosynthesis protein: protein MVDFQSRDTRRGLDEDEEDEPDEEAESEVDDGAEPDSDGATEPGEETVPDASEGDPDPEPADAAAGTVPEADGSDAEGAPHGRDDDSGGHDPGGTGDHDRDDGGHDANDHGHGDHAHADHHHHDVDTLGVAVVTVSSSRTLSDDPAGDTITETMEAADDEVVTRELIPDDYDRIEGTLSNLVGREDVDIVVTTGGTGVTPDDVTIEAAKRLFDKELPGFGELFRLLSYDEIGTKVVATRATAGIVDGVPVFCLPGSENAALLGAETIISEEAAHIAGLANRDE, encoded by the coding sequence ATGGTCGACTTCCAGTCACGCGACACGCGGCGAGGGTTGGACGAGGACGAGGAGGACGAACCGGACGAGGAAGCCGAGTCGGAGGTCGACGACGGAGCCGAACCGGACTCCGACGGAGCGACCGAACCGGGCGAGGAGACCGTCCCCGACGCGTCGGAGGGCGACCCGGACCCCGAACCTGCCGACGCTGCGGCCGGGACGGTCCCGGAGGCGGACGGGAGCGACGCCGAGGGCGCTCCCCACGGCCGGGACGACGACTCGGGCGGGCACGACCCCGGCGGCACCGGCGACCACGACCGAGACGACGGCGGCCACGATGCCAACGACCACGGCCACGGCGACCACGCTCACGCCGACCACCATCACCACGACGTGGACACGCTGGGGGTCGCGGTCGTCACCGTCTCCTCGTCGCGGACGCTGTCGGACGACCCGGCGGGCGACACGATCACGGAGACGATGGAAGCCGCCGACGACGAGGTGGTCACCCGCGAACTGATCCCCGACGACTACGACCGGATCGAGGGGACGCTCTCCAACCTCGTCGGGCGCGAGGACGTGGATATCGTCGTCACCACCGGCGGCACCGGCGTGACGCCCGACGACGTGACGATCGAGGCGGCAAAGCGCCTGTTCGACAAGGAACTGCCCGGCTTCGGCGAGCTGTTCCGGCTGCTCTCCTACGACGAGATCGGGACGAAGGTCGTCGCCACGCGGGCGACGGCCGGGATCGTCGACGGCGTCCCCGTGTTCTGTCTCCCCGGGAGTGAGAATGCCGCCCTGCTGGGCGCGGAGACGATCATCTCCGAGGAGGCGGCCCACATCGCGGGGCTGGCGAACCGCGACGAGTAG
- the carA gene encoding glutamine-hydrolyzing carbamoyl-phosphate synthase small subunit: MDAYVALEGGHVVEARGRSPGTSRGELVFTTAYTGYEESLTDPSYEEQVLTFSYPLIGNYGVREERFESDRVHPRAVVARELTDDVAEWLADEGVPAVDHIDTRDLVTDIREGGAMKCGIAVGDDATAEDALAELDACKGMSEHEDIGAQVSVAEPVVHEGDDDGAYADADVALIDCGAKGSIVDSLVARGADVHVLPYDATEADVDAVDPDLLFISNGPGDPANFEAAEALVDTYVGETPIAGICLGQQVVARALGGTTEKMDFGHRGVNQPVRDLETNRVVMTTQNHGYTVGDPGDALDVTQVNVNDDTPEGLDSDELGVITRQYHPEANPGPNDSLDFFDDVLGLTESRTTVAPADD; this comes from the coding sequence ATGGACGCCTACGTAGCGCTCGAAGGCGGGCACGTGGTCGAAGCGCGTGGCCGCTCCCCGGGAACGAGCCGCGGCGAACTGGTCTTCACGACAGCGTACACGGGCTACGAGGAGAGCCTCACCGACCCCTCCTACGAGGAGCAGGTGCTCACGTTCTCCTACCCGCTGATCGGCAACTACGGCGTGCGCGAGGAGCGGTTCGAGTCCGACCGAGTCCACCCCCGCGCCGTCGTCGCCCGGGAACTCACCGACGACGTGGCCGAGTGGCTCGCCGACGAGGGCGTCCCGGCGGTCGACCACATCGACACCCGCGACCTCGTGACGGACATCCGGGAGGGCGGCGCGATGAAATGTGGCATCGCCGTCGGCGACGACGCGACGGCCGAGGACGCGCTGGCCGAACTCGACGCCTGCAAGGGCATGAGCGAGCACGAGGACATCGGCGCGCAAGTCAGCGTCGCCGAACCCGTCGTCCACGAGGGCGACGACGACGGCGCGTACGCCGACGCCGACGTGGCGCTGATCGACTGTGGCGCGAAGGGATCGATCGTCGACTCGCTGGTCGCCCGCGGCGCTGACGTCCACGTCCTGCCCTACGACGCGACGGAGGCCGACGTGGACGCCGTCGACCCGGACCTACTCTTTATCTCGAACGGTCCCGGCGACCCCGCGAACTTCGAGGCCGCCGAGGCGCTCGTCGACACCTACGTCGGCGAGACGCCCATCGCCGGCATCTGTCTCGGCCAGCAGGTCGTCGCCCGCGCGCTCGGCGGCACCACCGAGAAGATGGACTTCGGCCACCGCGGCGTCAACCAGCCGGTCCGCGACCTGGAGACGAACCGCGTCGTGATGACGACGCAGAACCACGGCTACACGGTCGGCGACCCGGGCGACGCGCTCGACGTGACGCAGGTCAACGTCAACGACGACACGCCGGAGGGCCTCGACAGCGACGAACTCGGCGTCATCACGCGCCAGTACCACCCCGAGGCCAACCCCGGGCCGAACGACTCGCTCGACTTCTTCGACGACGTGCTCGGGCTGACGGAGAGCCGGACGACGGTGGCTCCAGCCGACGACTGA
- a CDS encoding NUDIX hydrolase, with translation MSADDGAAEGLTHENAGQDVIAVDADDNAEGLVNRLDAHTGDGIRHRAFTALVFDEEGHILLAQRSPDKRLWDTHWDGTVASHPVEGQSQKEATRERLQEELGVTPDQYDDLRLTDKFEYKRYYENAGVEHEVCAVLQLTLTDTTLDPDPEEVAGLMWVPYERLHRNPQWYRQLRLCPWFQIAMRRDVE, from the coding sequence ATGAGCGCCGACGACGGGGCCGCCGAGGGCCTCACACACGAGAACGCGGGACAGGACGTGATCGCGGTCGACGCCGACGACAACGCCGAGGGGCTGGTCAACCGACTGGACGCCCACACCGGGGACGGGATCCGCCACCGCGCGTTCACTGCGCTCGTGTTCGACGAGGAGGGGCACATTCTGCTCGCGCAGCGAAGTCCGGACAAGCGCCTCTGGGACACCCACTGGGACGGCACCGTCGCCTCCCACCCCGTCGAGGGACAGAGTCAGAAGGAGGCGACGCGGGAGCGACTTCAGGAGGAACTCGGCGTGACGCCCGACCAGTACGACGACCTGCGCCTCACCGACAAGTTCGAGTACAAGCGCTACTACGAGAACGCGGGCGTCGAGCACGAGGTGTGTGCGGTCCTCCAGCTGACGCTGACCGACACGACGCTCGACCCGGACCCCGAGGAGGTCGCCGGCCTGATGTGGGTCCCATACGAGCGACTCCACCGCAACCCGCAGTGGTACCGCCAGCTGCGCCTCTGTCCCTGGTTCCAGATCGCGATGCGACGCGACGTCGAGTAG
- a CDS encoding FecCD family ABC transporter permease: protein MGRSETAGGARTTNRQGWVSRTLALFCLGCTALTVAGGLVQVSFGTYSMTIEQAWRTVFDPGVVFNLDAWNAFLFGGELPEMTTRSVVVWNLRLPRVFVGMIAGATLAVSGAIFQAVTRNELASPFVLGVSSGAGFAVLLTLVVFSGLAPFLPFLAAAGGALAFLVVYAIAWKGGTSPVRLVLAGVIVNMVFQSLQRALFFFADDLGVVQTAIAWTTGSLTGTGWEEVRIAVLPALIAIAIALAGARQLNVLLLGERTAQSLGMRVERVRFLLSGVAILAASAAIAVAGIVGFFGLVVPHIVRNVVGSDYRRLMVGCLFAGPALMVVADVGARLFFPVVLNSPRQVPVGVVTGLVGGPYFLYLMRKQQSMGEL, encoded by the coding sequence ATGGGTAGATCGGAGACGGCGGGGGGTGCCCGGACGACGAACCGGCAGGGGTGGGTCAGCCGGACCCTCGCGCTGTTCTGTCTCGGCTGTACCGCGCTCACCGTCGCCGGCGGGCTGGTGCAGGTGAGCTTCGGGACGTACTCGATGACGATCGAGCAGGCGTGGCGGACCGTGTTCGACCCCGGCGTGGTGTTCAACCTCGACGCGTGGAACGCGTTCCTCTTCGGGGGCGAACTGCCGGAGATGACCACACGGAGCGTCGTCGTCTGGAACCTCCGGCTCCCCCGGGTGTTCGTCGGGATGATCGCCGGCGCGACGCTCGCCGTCTCGGGCGCTATCTTCCAGGCGGTCACGCGCAACGAGCTGGCGAGCCCCTTCGTGCTCGGCGTGAGTTCGGGAGCCGGCTTCGCGGTGCTGCTGACCCTCGTGGTGTTCAGCGGCCTCGCGCCGTTCCTTCCCTTCCTCGCGGCCGCCGGCGGGGCGCTGGCCTTTCTGGTCGTGTACGCCATCGCCTGGAAGGGCGGGACGAGCCCCGTCCGACTCGTTCTCGCGGGCGTGATCGTCAACATGGTGTTCCAGTCGCTCCAGCGCGCGCTGTTTTTCTTCGCGGACGACCTGGGGGTCGTCCAGACGGCGATCGCCTGGACGACCGGCTCGCTCACCGGCACGGGCTGGGAGGAGGTCCGGATCGCCGTCCTGCCGGCGCTGATCGCCATCGCCATCGCCCTCGCCGGTGCCCGCCAGCTGAACGTCCTCCTGCTCGGCGAGCGGACGGCCCAGTCGCTCGGCATGCGCGTCGAGCGCGTCCGGTTCCTGCTCTCGGGCGTCGCCATCCTCGCGGCCAGCGCCGCCATCGCCGTGGCCGGCATCGTCGGCTTCTTCGGCCTGGTCGTCCCCCACATCGTCCGGAACGTCGTCGGGAGCGACTACCGGCGGCTGATGGTCGGTTGCCTCTTCGCCGGCCCGGCGCTGATGGTGGTCGCCGACGTGGGCGCGCGGCTGTTCTTCCCGGTCGTGCTGAACTCGCCCCGGCAGGTGCCGGTGGGCGTCGTCACCGGGCTGGTCGGCGGGCCGTACTTCCTCTACCTGATGCGGAAACAGCAGTCGATGGGTGAGCTCTGA
- a CDS encoding CehA/McbA family metallohydrolase — MFAIDLHTHTRFFHGRPRLGETYDPAGFRLLVAVARRRGLHGLATTNHDYYREFETPDGFAVIPGIEVTTTRGHVLVVGPDPPRHTEPETLTPQETVALAHEHDCAAIVAHPYRNSTVRHVDAPFDAIEINGKHPRTRPWVEHLARGHDLPMTGGSDAHYPFEAGRAYTTVDADELTAESVVDAIRDGRVEAQVGSGFPNGLLRPAYRRIHAWKGQLDRPEWATPGVGPPPGEGGSED; from the coding sequence GTGTTCGCCATCGACCTGCACACCCACACCCGGTTTTTCCACGGGCGGCCGCGCCTCGGGGAGACGTACGACCCCGCCGGGTTCCGGCTGCTGGTCGCCGTGGCGCGGCGACGCGGCCTGCACGGGCTGGCGACGACGAACCACGACTACTACCGCGAGTTCGAGACGCCCGACGGCTTCGCCGTGATCCCGGGCATCGAGGTGACGACGACGCGGGGCCACGTGCTCGTCGTCGGGCCGGACCCGCCGCGTCACACCGAACCGGAGACGCTCACGCCTCAGGAGACGGTCGCGCTGGCCCACGAGCACGACTGCGCCGCCATCGTCGCTCACCCGTATCGCAACAGCACGGTCCGGCACGTCGACGCGCCGTTCGACGCCATCGAGATCAACGGCAAGCACCCGCGCACCCGGCCGTGGGTCGAACACCTCGCGCGGGGCCACGACCTGCCGATGACCGGCGGGAGCGACGCCCACTACCCCTTCGAGGCCGGACGCGCGTACACGACCGTCGACGCCGACGAACTCACCGCCGAAAGCGTCGTCGATGCGATCCGCGACGGCCGGGTCGAGGCGCAGGTCGGGAGCGGCTTCCCGAACGGGCTGCTCCGGCCGGCGTACCGCCGGATCCACGCGTGGAAAGGGCAACTCGACCGGCCGGAGTGGGCGACGCCCGGCGTCGGGCCGCCGCCGGGCGAGGGCGGGAGCGAGGACTAG
- a CDS encoding diacylglycerol/lipid kinase family protein produces the protein MPVSNTTGGDGERVLVLNPQSGSGDHAPEVHGRADEHGFEVRETAAAGDAVDFAAAAAESGADLIAAAGGDGTLNEVVRGIDRADAFDEVTFAAVPTGTGNNFAGNVGVRGISHAFELIDSGERRAIDLGYANGRPFLNSCVGGLTADASANTSPELKERLGVAAYVVSTLRTVTEFEGMPLHVETSDEIAETWRGDALIVLIGNCRRAPAGDGRTQANVEDGLLDVTIVEEAPTGDLARDAVVQRVLGADAAGTVRLLTPSLSLSTADEEIAYSLDGEMIAAADLQVDTERRRLRLPVGDAYDPDPG, from the coding sequence ATACCAGTGAGCAACACGACAGGCGGGGACGGCGAGCGCGTGCTCGTGCTGAACCCGCAGAGCGGGAGCGGGGACCACGCTCCGGAGGTGCACGGCCGGGCGGACGAGCACGGGTTCGAGGTGCGCGAGACGGCGGCGGCGGGCGACGCGGTCGACTTCGCGGCCGCGGCCGCGGAATCGGGTGCCGACCTGATCGCCGCGGCGGGCGGCGACGGGACGCTGAACGAGGTCGTGCGCGGCATCGACCGGGCCGACGCCTTCGACGAGGTGACGTTCGCGGCCGTCCCGACGGGGACCGGCAACAACTTCGCCGGCAACGTTGGGGTCCGCGGGATCAGCCACGCGTTCGAACTGATCGATTCCGGGGAGCGACGGGCGATCGACCTGGGGTACGCCAACGGCCGGCCGTTCCTCAACTCCTGTGTGGGCGGGCTCACGGCGGACGCGAGCGCGAACACCAGTCCGGAGCTAAAGGAGCGCCTCGGCGTGGCCGCGTACGTCGTCAGCACGCTCCGGACCGTCACGGAGTTCGAGGGCATGCCGCTCCACGTCGAGACCAGCGACGAGATCGCCGAGACGTGGCGGGGGGATGCGCTGATCGTGTTGATCGGCAACTGCCGACGCGCTCCGGCGGGCGACGGCCGGACGCAGGCGAACGTCGAGGACGGCCTGCTGGACGTGACCATCGTCGAGGAAGCGCCGACCGGCGACCTCGCCCGGGACGCCGTCGTGCAGCGCGTCCTCGGGGCCGACGCGGCTGGGACGGTCCGACTGCTGACCCCGTCGCTGTCGCTCTCGACCGCCGACGAGGAGATCGCCTACAGCCTCGACGGGGAGATGATCGCCGCCGCCGACCTGCAGGTCGACACCGAACGGCGACGGCTCCGGCTCCCCGTCGGCGACGCGTACGACCCGGACCCGGGCTGA